A part of Uloborus diversus isolate 005 chromosome 6, Udiv.v.3.1, whole genome shotgun sequence genomic DNA contains:
- the LOC129224680 gene encoding ribonuclease HII-like, with translation MQTRSPIKPKEDKILVPNLDIENSYPHEIVAGVDEAGRGPLAGPVIAAAVVINQSTIIPGIKDSKLMTKLQRERCYTAIMEHYQCGVGEASVEEIDEHNILEATKLACIRAVNNLSITPTKVIVDGNMKFSDARFISVVRGDQSCYSVAVASVVAKVTRDRIMHKLHDVHPVYGWVFNSGYGTKMHVEAIKDNGYTIHHRLSFKVKGWQNESLESLNKKIIKVIPGRSQSILCPKISKRPKRMKDVSK, from the exons ATGCAGACGAGGAGTCCGATAAAGCCTAAGGAAGATAAG ATATTGGTACCCAACTTGGATATTGAAAACTCTTATCCTCATGAAATAGTAGCTGGAGTGGATGAAGCAGGAAGAGGTCCACTTGCTGGACCAGTTATTGCTGCAGCAGTAGTTATAAACCAGTCAACAATTATACCTGGAATTAAGGATTCAAAACTCATGACAAAACTACAGCGAGAAAGATGCTACACTGCTATAATGGAACATTATCAGTGTGGTGTTGGAGAAGCTTCCGTTGAAGAAATTGATGAACATAACATTTTAGAAGCTACTAAACTTGCTTGTATAAGAGCTGTTAACAATTTATCTATTACGCCCACCAAAGTCATTGTAGATGGTAATATGAAATTCTCTGATGCAAGATTTATAAGTGTAGTTCGTGGTGACCAAAGTTGTTATTCCGTGGCAGTTGCCTCTGTTGTTGCTAAAGTTACAAGAGATAGGATAATGCACAAATTGCATGATGTTCATCCAGTTTATGGCTGGGTATTTAACAGTGGCTATGGAACCAAAATGCATGTTGAAGCTATTAAAGATAATGGTTACACTATTCATCATCGCCTAAGCTTTAAGGTTAAAGGTTGGCAAAATGAAAGTCTTGAAtctttaaataagaaaatcattAAAGTTATTCCAGGCAGGTCACAATCTATTCTATGTCCTAAAATAAGTAAGAGGCCTAAAAGGATGAAGGATGtgagtaaataa